In Amphiura filiformis chromosome 1, Afil_fr2py, whole genome shotgun sequence, the following are encoded in one genomic region:
- the LOC140161589 gene encoding uncharacterized protein — MSGVTRDAEPRRVVLWALPRTLSTVFEKCMGSISGVQIINEPYAFAHYFGPDGKVAENPDTEINKTLQAVMKQGEAVVGPDVKPGWFHESVCTFQWVKDTLEAPYPGKSLVFSKDQCYCITDKLHMIPRGFRHTFLIRHPHKVFPSWKGITWKLLEMNEEGIRFQDMPEPWCPKRYGYAEMCDLVEYTKQRGDPNPVLIDADDLQTSPASIMRQYCDAIGIPFNESMLQWPAGTDLLDDWIINSTFVSINKIPQNGGFYEAAFNSTHFKAPSKIPSRSDLTDDILELVDASMPYYEKLYEMRIKP, encoded by the coding sequence ATGTCTGGTGTAACTCGTGATGCGGAACCTCGCCGCGTCGTTCTCTGGGCACTTCCTCGCACTCTTTCCACTGTCTTTGAAAAGTGTATGGGTTCCATATCAGGGGTACAAATTATCAACGAGCCATACGCTTTTGCACACTACTTCGGTCCCGATGGTAAAGTAGCAGAAAATCCTGACACTGAAATCAATAAAACTTTACAGGCTGTGATGAAGCAAGGAGAGGCAGTCGTTGGACCGGACGTCAAACCAGGTTGGTTTCACGAGAGCGTTTGTACGTTTCAATGGGTGAAAGATACGCTTGAAGCTCCCTATCCTGGAAAATCACTCGTCTTTTCTAAAGATCAATGCTATTGCATTACTGATAAGCTACACATGATTCCGCGCGGATTTCGACATACTTTCCTGATTCGGCACCCGCATAAAGTATTCCCATCTTGGAAAGGCATAACCTGGAAGTTACTAGAAATGAATGAAGAAGGAATCCGATTTCAAGATATGCCCGAGCCATGGTGTCCAAAGCGATATGGTTATGCTGAAATGTGTGATTTAGTGGAGTACACGAAGCAACGAGGTGATCCTAACCCGGTGTTGATTGACGCGGACGACCTGCAAACGTCGCCTGCGTCTATAATGCGTCAATACTGCGACGCAATAGGAATACCATTCAATGAAAGTATGCTTCAATGGCCAGCTGGGACAGATCTTCTTGATGACTGGATCATTAACTCTACTTTCGTGTCGATAAATAAAATTCCTCAAAATGGCGGTTTTTATGAGGCGGCTTTTAATTCGACTCATTTTAAGGCACCATCTAAGATACCATCACGCAGCGATTTGACGGATGACATATTAGAGTTAGTTGACGCGTCGATGCCGTACTATGAGAAACTATACGAAATGAGAATCAAACCATAA
- the LOC140161573 gene encoding uncharacterized protein, protein MEAYPNRRRGFRLQDMPEPFIPKRYGYAEMCDLVEFVKQRGDPNPVLIDADDLQTSPASIMRQYCDAIGIPFNESMLQWPAGTDLLDDWIINSTFVSINKIPENGGFYEAAFNSTHFKAPSKIPSRSDLTDDILELVDASMPYYEKLNEMRIKP, encoded by the coding sequence ATGGAAGCTTATCCAAACAGAAGAAGGGGGTTCCGATTACAAGATATGCCCGAGCCATTTATTCCCAAGCGATATGGTTATGCTGAAATGTGTGATTTAGTGGAGTTTGTGAAGCAACGAGGCGATCCTAATCCGGTGTTGATTGACGCGGACGATCTACAAACTTCACCTGCGTCTATAATGCGTCAATACTGTGACGCGATAGGAATACCATTCAATGAAAGTATGCTTCAATGGCCAGCTGGGACAGATCTTCTCGATGACTGGATCATCAATTCTACTTTTGTGTCAATAAACAAAATCCCCGAAAATGGCGGTTTTTATGAGGCGGCTTTTAATTCGACTCATTTTAAGGCTCCATCTAAGATACCATCACGTAGCGATTTGACGGATGACATATTAGAGTTAGTGGATGCGTCGATGCCGTACTATGAGAAACTAAACGAAATGAGAATCAAACCATAA